The following proteins are co-located in the Paludibaculum fermentans genome:
- the thiD gene encoding bifunctional hydroxymethylpyrimidine kinase/phosphomethylpyrimidine kinase — translation MKPIALTIAGSDPSGGAGIQADLKTFHQFGVYGQAVITLLTVQNTQNVFDVQVLKPEFVVAQIQAILDDMPPKAAKTGALGTAEVVEAVADMAKRFPFPLVVDPVMISKHGAPLIAAEARSALLEKLLPLARLVMPNLHEAAALTGLTVETRDQMEAAARRLFDTCGCHVLVKGGHLAGVALDLLLLDGKALHEFPADRIETVHTHGTGCTYSAAVTAGLALGLPLPQAVRSAKEFITEAIRTNPGLGHGCGPVNHHARNHLYNE, via the coding sequence GTGAAGCCCATTGCCCTCACCATCGCCGGCTCCGACCCCAGCGGCGGCGCCGGCATTCAGGCCGATCTCAAGACGTTTCATCAGTTTGGCGTCTACGGCCAGGCTGTCATCACGCTGCTGACTGTCCAGAACACGCAAAACGTCTTCGACGTCCAGGTACTGAAACCCGAGTTTGTGGTGGCCCAGATTCAGGCCATTCTCGACGACATGCCCCCTAAGGCAGCCAAAACCGGAGCCCTCGGCACCGCGGAAGTCGTTGAAGCCGTTGCGGATATGGCGAAGCGCTTCCCGTTCCCGCTGGTCGTTGACCCGGTGATGATCAGCAAGCACGGCGCTCCGCTCATCGCCGCCGAAGCCCGTTCCGCGCTGCTCGAAAAGCTGCTGCCGCTGGCCAGGCTGGTGATGCCCAATCTGCACGAAGCCGCTGCTTTGACAGGACTTACGGTGGAAACCCGCGACCAGATGGAGGCCGCCGCGCGGCGCCTCTTCGACACCTGCGGCTGCCACGTGCTGGTCAAAGGCGGCCATCTCGCCGGAGTCGCGCTGGACCTGCTTCTGCTTGACGGCAAAGCACTTCACGAGTTTCCAGCCGATCGCATCGAGACGGTCCACACGCATGGAACCGGCTGCACTTACTCGGCAGCGGTCACTGCCGGTTTGGCCTTGGGTCTACCCCTGCCCCAGGCCGTTCGATCCGCGAAAGAGTTCATAACAGAGGCGATCCGGACCAATCCCGGTCTGGGTCATGGCTGCGGACCGGTCAACCACCACGCTCGCAACCACCTTTACAATGAATGA